A genomic region of Fusarium oxysporum Fo47 chromosome VI, complete sequence contains the following coding sequences:
- a CDS encoding HAD-like domain-containing protein → MSTPTDENWQPKAIVFDLLTGLLNSWDLWDASTPSKTHEDGGRWRQRYLEITFGAGSYKPYEDLVRQAAAEVGLPASAPEALLKNWSSLKAWEEVPSVLQALKAQGYRVGVITNCSKHSGYFAIHGVEEQASVGFETPFTFDAAVTAEESGFYKPVKEAYHAILPKLGVEAEDILFIAGSAGDVEGATNAGMKVVWHNKIGLTKKGNAVPLRESRTLDDALKGYLTKREE, encoded by the coding sequence ATGAGCACCCCCACTGATGAGAACTGGCAACCTAAAGCCATAGTCTTCGATCTCCTCACCGGCCTCTTGAACTCCTGGGATCTATGGGACGCATCAACCCCGTCCAAAACTCACGAAGACGGCGGCCGCTGGCGTCAGCGCTATCTCGAAATCACCTTTGGTGCTGGCTCCTACAAGCCCTATGAGGATCTCGTCAGACAAGCTGCTGCGGAAGTTGGTCTCCCCGCATCAGCGCCCGAAGCGCTCCTCAAGAACTGGTCGAGCCTCAAAGCGTGGGAGGAAGTCCCCTCTGTTCTCCAAGCTTTGAAAGCCCAGGGCTATAGAGTTGGTGTTATTACTAATTGTTCCAAGCACTCGGGATATTTCGCTattcatggtgttgaggagcAGGCTAGTGTTGGTTTTGAAACGCCGTTTACTTTTGATGCTGCTGTTACGGCTGAGGAGAGTGGGTTTTACAAACCTGTTAAGGAAGCATATCACGCTATCCTGCCCAAGTTGGgggttgaagctgaggatATTCTTTTCATTGCTGGAAGTGCGGGGGATGTTGAGGGTGCGACTAATGCTGGGATGAAGGTTGTTTGGCATAACAAGATTGGGTTGACAAAGAAGGGTAATGCAGTTCCGTTGAGGGAGAGCAGGACGTTGGATGATGCTCTGAAGGGGTATTTGACGAAGCGCGAGGAGTAA
- a CDS encoding CHAT domain-containing protein, which yields MENTQQAEQFLTAIQSFTDQGRYIEAAERLQSTEARTALSTKRLALELAEVFGQQGYYGKAVRTLEQHVTDPEVVSLHNIVGMRLQMVLLSFKAQRLHDFKGLGGIRQRVLSLEDIISSLISCDNYLDEDVVRTVEGYCQLMQWISEFNRPLPKEAMERVFVWVKRALDANISHSQFRLAVILLRAYTAGATSRLAKLYGLDMDECKEAMQRLVDAPAIPNLLKAKVFHLLAWTTDPEDKALGESYEVKAVELYKESCSTTGEVGIRVSRVCHDMSSGNMDLVEGGNILEGLLQQLEDQDYLAGRFKALEIMQAKLSGREFFELQLSLIDTAQTLAEQAEAPVLAMIFKLRAISHWYIRGGHTPRVIEFGKGLYDALDEVDCAWFKGAVANIVALAYIPLNDHQNAIEWSKHSEHLWMLCSVADGAGAVETQLLADVQACSTWTEQEFDAAVAKWTTVIDNEAEQGLTEDVVKKMGHLTDALMKRRDPRTNNLLERWEKLLSQQPPTPSAKAIDFKLAASCLDTVKSLLSPSSQGSWSPQLVAQCINLVQKARRLYQKHKNIPEDAKALSVQATLMFYVSQRYSSEDLLRASIETMDTTVEAFRLLDSKAMVSSATYWRAVFAFHQNDSAEAVMQYLLEAETARNDERVEVAMLGRLDGLTQKQRMAADPSNLKIFEMAFQLCRREGWVEQLWEWLQKSKARSLSDLLGLRALIPGYLRAEIMADPEANRLFVQEEALLQAIAQSQAAERLPLRNQLHLLQQQWRQYSVLDSVTAIRNATPASLEQLRSWFARTPELQDLGPLVFADWLFIEDDIFLLTVRPDSVAPQLAKCPISRTEINKWALRFAKGQGDDDEEYDYDFTREEWDDDDPDYALRHLDALILPLGQVSAPEDLIVLSTTGILHSIPLHALWIDEEPLITRNPVVYAANMTSFMQCFRRSVDFPPQAESTPMTIMAVYEPGGGRAFSPAEQSAVYSAASNLGSITGARVFSDQAANKQNFSNALETSTIFHFHGHCVLRPELLTDQALVLAQGEEVSVSDIFGLTLDTASHITLVACESAVQGVAKADEPQGLVTALLCAGAGSVLGTLWPIASMPGRLFAELFYADVLRQIQEGAGRYGVVDLAKTLRKVVLDLRTDKRTRKPYHWAPFVLHGSPVLRQPSS from the exons ATGGAGAACACACAGCAGGCTGAGCAGTTTCTGACTGCGATCCAATCCTTCACCGACCAAGGTCGGTATATAGAGGCGGCAGAGCGTCTGCAATCTACAGAAGCTCGCACTGCCCTTAGTACCAAGAGACTTGCACTCGAACTGGCAGAGGTTTTCGGTCAGCAAGGGTACTACGGAAAGGCCGTAAGGACCTTGGAGCAGCACGTTACTGATCCTGAGGTTGTGTCTCTCCACAATATTGTAGGCATGCGACTGCAAATGGTGTTGCTTAGTTTCAAGGCTCAACGTTTGCATGATTTCAAGGGTCTTGGAGGGATCCGTCAGCGGGTTCTATCCCTCGAGGATATTATCAGTTCGCTGATTTCATGTGATAATTATCTGGATGAAGATGTG GTACGAACAGTCGAAGGCTATTGCCAGCTGATGCAGTGGATTAGCGAGTTCAATCGGCCTCTCCCGAAGGAGGCTATGGAAAGGGTGTTCGTCTGGGTCAAACGAGCTTTGGACGCGAACATATCACATAGCCAATTTCGACTTGCCGTCATTTTACTCAGAGCATACACAGCTGGAGCAACATCACGGTTGGCCAAGCTATATGGTCTAGACATGGATGAGTGTAAAGAAGCAATGCAGCGTCTTGTGGATGCACCGGCTATTCCAAATCTCCTCAAAGCAAAGGTCTTCCATTTATTGGCATGGACAACAGACCCTGAAGACAAAGCTTTGGGGGAGTCGTACGAGGTAAAGGCTGTGGAACTGTACAAAGAGTCATGCAGCACAACAGGTGAGGTAGGGATTCGAGTCAGCCGGGTCTGCCACGACATGTCCAGCGGGAATATGGATCTCGTAGAGGGCGGGAACATACTGGAGGGGCTCCTGCAGCAGCTAGAAGATCAGGACTATCTAGCGGGCCGCTTCAAGGCATTAGAAATCATGCAGGCGAAATTGAGTGGGCGCGAATTTTTCGAGCTGCAGTTGTCTCTTATTGACACAGCGCAGACATTGGCGGAGCAGGCTGAGGCACCTGTGCTCGCCATGATATTTAAACTTCGCGCAATATCGCACTGGTATATCCGAGGTGGGCACACGCCACGGGTTATTGAGTTCGGCAAGGGGCTTTATGACGCTCTAGACGAAGTGGATTGTGCTTGGTTTAAGGGTGCGGTGGCCAACATTGTTGCGCTCGCATACATACCGCTCAATGATCATCAAAACGCAATAGAGTGGTCAAAGCATTCAGAGCACCTGTGGATGTTATGCTCTGTTGCAGACGGAGCCGGCGCGGTGGAAACGCAACTGCTGGCGGATGTCCAGGCTTGCAGTACCTGGACAGAGCAGGAATTCGATGCGGCTGTAGCAAAGTGGACCACAGTAATAGACAATGAGGCCGAGCAGGGCTTGACCGAGGATGTTGTCAAGAAAATGGGCCATCTCACCGATgctttgatgaagaggagagacCCCAGAACAAACAACTTGCTCGAGAGATGGGAGAAACTGCTCAGCCAACAGCCACCAACTCCTTCTGCTAAAGCGATTGACTTTAAATTGGCCGCATCATGTCTGGACACGGTCAAATCTTTATTATCTCCATCATCCCAAGGTTCTTGGAGTCCACAACTCGTGGCTCAATGTATCAACTTGGTCCAAAAGGCACGTCGGTTATATCAGAAGCACAAGAACATACCGGAGGATGCAAAGGCACTCTCAGTCCAGGCCACGTTAATGTTCTACGTGTCGCAGAGGTACAGCAGTGAAGATCTGCTTCGAGCATCCATTGAAACAATGGACACGACAGTTGAAGCATTCCGCCTTTTGGACTCTAAAGCTATGGTCAGTTCGGCGACGTATTGGCGGGCTGTCTTTGCATTCCACCAGAATGATTCAGCAGAAGCTGTTATGCAGTATCTCCTAGAGGCAGAGACAGCAAGGAATGATGAGCGTGTCGAGGTAGCTATGCTCGGCAGGCTGGATGGCCTGACCCAGAAACAGAGGATGGCTGCCGATCCTAGCAACCTAAAAATATTCGAGATGGCATTCCAACTGTGCCGCAGAGAAGGTTGGGTCGAACAACTCTGGGAGTGGCTCCAGAAGTCCAAGGCCAGAAGTCTTTCGGACTTGTTGGGGCTCAGAGCACTGATTCCTGGATACCTCAGGGCTGAGATCATGGCCGATCCAGAAGCCAATCGGCTGTTTGTTCAAGAAGAGGCGTTACTACAGGCCATCGCACAAAGTCAAGCTGCCGAGCGCCTACCCCTCCGCAATCAGCTCCATCTACTCCAGCAGCAATGGCGACAGTACTCCGTACTAGACTCAGTGACTGCAATCCGAAACGCTACTCCAGCTTCGCTTGAGCAGCTGCGCTCGTGGTTCGCTCGAACGCCGGAACTACAAGATCTCGGACCTCTCGTGTTTGCTGACTGGCTGTTTATAGAGGACGACATCTTCCTCTTAACCGTGAGACCCGATTCTGTAGCTCCTCAGCTGGCGAAATGCCCCATATCACGGACTGAGATCAATAAATGGGCTCTGCGATTTGCAAAGGGCCAAGgggatgatgacgaagagtACGACTACGATTTTACTAGGGAAGAATGGGACGACGACGACCCGGATTACGCCCTCAGACATCTGGATGCCCTCATATTACCTCTAGGTCAAGTTTCAGCACCAGAGGACCTCATAGTACTCTCTACAACCGGCATTCTGCATTCCATCCCTCTTCATGCTCTATGGATAGATGAGGAGCCTCTCATCACCAGAAACCCTGTCGTCTACGCCGCGAACATGACGAGCTTCATGCAGTGTTTCCGCAGATCTGTCGACTTTCCTCCACAGGCTGAATCAACGCCCATGACCATCATGGCGGTTTACGAACCAGGCGGCGGAAGAGCGTTCTCCCCTGCGGAGCAGTCAGCCGTGTATAGCGCAGCAAGTAATCTAGGTAGTATCACTGGCGCGCGTGTCTTCTCGGACCAAGCAGCCAATAAACAGAATTTTAGTAATGCGTTGGAGACGTCGACCATATTCCATTTCCATGGTCACTGCGTGCTAAGGCCGGAGCTTCTCACAGACCAGGCGCTAGTGCTCGCCCAGGGCGAAGAAGTCTCCGTCAGCGACATTTTCGGGCTGACACTCGACACTGCATCACACATTACATTGGTTGCATGCGAGTCGGCAGTGCAGGGAGTGGCAAAGGCGGATGAGCCCCAGGGTCTTGTGACAGCACTTTTGTGTGCCGGTGCTGGTTCAGTTCTGGGGACATTATGGCCTATTGCTTCTATGCCGGGGAGGCTTTTCGCGGAATTATTTTACGCAGACGTTCTAAGACAGATACAGGAAGGGGCTGGTAGATATGGAGTTGTGGATCTGGCAAAGACACTGCGCAAAGTGGTCCTGGACCTAAGGACGGATAAGAGGACGAGAAAACCGTATCATTGGGCTCCTTTTGTTCTACATGGCAGTCCTGTACTGAGGCAGCCTAGTTCTTAA